CAAAAATTCCACACAAAAAAAAGCAGCCAGGTTTTAACCTAACTGCTTGAAATTTAAGTGGTGCGCCGGAAGAGATTCGAACTCCTGACCTACAGGTTCGTAGCCTGTTGCTCTATCCAGCTGAGCTACCGGCGCACATTGTTGCGAGTCCTTTTATTTATAGAAAAGTTCGATGCTCGTCAAGTATTTTTTTCTGTTTTAATAATTTTATCTTTAACAAATGAAGAAAAACTCTTATTTTAAGTTCCGCCCATTGCCAAAAAGGGCTTTTTTTAATAGGTTAAAAAACATAAGTTTTAACTAAAACAATTTGATTGAGGGAAAAAACATGAACATACTCGTTACCGGAGCCGCCGGCTTTATCGGCTTTCACTTAAGTCAACGCTATTTAAAAGAAGGTCATACCGTTGTCGGACTAGATAATCTTAACTCTTATTATGACCCACGTTTAAAGCTCGACCGCTTACGCATCTTACAAGCTCATAAGAATTTTGTTCCCGCTATTCAAGATTTGGCTGATGCCAAAACCCTTAACAAATTGTTTAATCAATATCGCTTTGATATCGTGGTTAACCTTGCCGCTCAGGCGGGCGTTAGATATAGCCTCGAAGACCCGGCATCTTATGTTAATTCTAACCTTGTTGGTTTTGCTAATCTTTTAGAAGCCGCCCGCAACTATCAAACAGGACACTTTGTTTATGCTTCTTCTTCCTCTGTTTACGGCTTAAATGAAAAAGTTCCGTTTAGCGTAGAAGATAACGTTGACCACCCGATTAGCCTTTATGCCGCCAGTAAAAAAAGTAATGAATTAATGGCACATAGCTATAGCCATTTATTCCGCATTCCGTGTACGGGTTTACGCTTTTTTACTGTTTACGGCCCTTGGGGAAGACCTGATATGGCGTTGTTCAAATTTACTCGGGCAATTTTGGAAAACAAGCCGATCGATGTATATAACAATGGACAGATGAAGCGTGATTTCACCTATATTGATGATATAGTCGAAGGGGTTGTAAGGATTTCTTATAAAAAACCTGAACCAAATAAAAATTGGAATCCGATGAACCCTGATCCTGCGAGTAGTACAGCTCCTTATACTATTTTTAATATTGGCAATAACAACAGCGTTGAACTCGGCGTTTTTATTGAAACATTAGAAAAAGTTTTAGGACGCAAGGCTCAAAAAAATCTTATGCCGATGCAGGCAGGCGACGTTTCCTCAACTTATGCAAATATTGATTCTTTACAAAGTGTTGTTGGCTTTAAACCGCAAACTGATTTAACGTATGGAATTGAACAATTTGTAAATTGGTATAGAGATTATTACAAAGTTTAGGCGTTGCGTTTTTTTAACAACCGCAATCTGAGATTGAGCTTTCGTAACAGATTTTGTCTTTAAAATGTTTTTTTCTGACTGTGGCTTTGCACTTGGAACATTCAAAAACAACCAGACCCGAAATAGAAGCACTTTTTAAACGAAAGGGCTTCTTTGGGTCGCTAAGCCAGTCTTCTGTTGCAAGACCACAGTTTTTACAAAGAACTTTTGCTTCTTCAGGATATTTAAAGTCCCAACATTCCAAAAACTCTTTCCAATCTTCCAAAGGTTCAGGTTTTTCAGGCGGATATAAAACGTTTAAAGCTTTTTCAATACAAGGTGTTACACTGTTTTTTATTATTGCCCAAAGGTTTGAATCAATCTTGACATAAGCCAGATTACCGTTATCATCTTTAATTTCTTGAAAGTGTTTTGCTTTATTTTGCATAAATTCCTCTTAATAACGTTAATTTTTTATCAACCGTTTAATCTCGTTTAATACCAATCTCGCATAGTTTTAATATTTTTAAACCTATTGGATCAGTATTGCAATCATTTACATCTTGAAGTTTAGGAGTTTAATATGTCAAATCAGTCAAAAGGCTTGGGAAGAGGCTTAGAAGCCCTTTTTAAGGCGAATAACGAACAAAGTAATCAGGTTAACGAGGTCGTAAAAATTATCCCGATTAAACAGGTAAAAGCGAACCAAGGACAACCGAGAAAGACTTATGACGATGCGGCACTCCAAGATTTAGCAAATTCTATTAAAGCCCAAGGTATTTTGCAACCGATTTTGGTGCGTCCTATTCACGGGACAAATCCTGAGGAATTTGAGATTGTTGCCGGTGAACGGCGTTGGCGTTCGGCACAAATTGCGGGTTTAACCGAAGTTCCTGTTTTAGTGAAAATGTTTGGCGATATGGAAACCTTGGCAGTCGCCTTGATTGAAAACCTACAAAGAGAAAATCTAAATCCTTTAGAAGAAGCCCTTGCCCTGCGTGAATTAAAGAATGAATTTAATATCAGCCAAGATGAACTTGCGGAAAAAATCGGTAAATCTCGTCCTTATATTGCCAATGCTTTGCGTTTATTACAATTACCCGAAGAAATTCAAAGCTTTATGTTGAGCGGAGAATTGAGTGCGGGACACGCAAGAGCTTTGCTTGCGATTACTGACCCTGCCATACAGCTTGAAGCTTGTCAGAGAATTTTAAGCGAAAAACTTTCCGTCAGAGAGGCGGAAAAACTCGCAACCTATTGGAAAGAATTTGGAACTTTGCCGGAATCAAACTTAATTCGTCAAACGCAAGCAAGTTCAACTTTGAAAAAAACACCGCCTTCTATACAGCTTCAAGATTTAACTCGTAAAATATCCGGTGCTTTAGATTTAAAAGTTAAACTAAGCGGTAGTATGGAAAAAGGCAAACTGAGCGTAACCTTTAATAACGAAGCCGAATTAAATCGCTTATTGAGTGTGTTGGGGTTAGAGGGTTAATATCTTAATATAACACATAAACGCATTAAAGAGAGTTATAGCATGTTAAAACGCTTCAATATTTTAATTTTGGTATTGTTGGTTAGTTTTTTATTTTCTGTTTCGACTGCTGTGAGTGCAGAGTCGTTTGCAATTCCGTTTGCAACGCTGTGTGAAAAGGGAACTTTGGCAGAGGTCAAAAAAGACATTGAACGCGGTGCGAATGTTAATTCTGTTGAAGATAGTTATGATCCAATATTTATGTTGGCGCCTAAAATGACTCCTTTGAAGTGGGCAGCCTTGAGGAACCCAGACCCTGCTGTAATTTCTGAGCTGATTAAAGCAGGGTCAGAGGTTAATTCTAAAAGTGAACCTAAGGATCAAACAGCCTTGATGCTTGCTTCTGCTGAAAACTCAAACCCTGCGATAATAAAAGAACTAATTAAAGCCGGGGCTGATTTAACTGCCAAAGACATTCTCGGCAGAACTGCTTTGATGTATGCCACTGCAAAAAACTCAAACCCCGAGATATCGAAGGAACTTATCAAAGCAGGAGCAGAAGTTAATGCTAAAGATGATATGGGTTATACAGCGTTGATGTATGCTGGTGTTGAATATTCAAATCCTGCAATAATAAAAGAACTCATTAAAGCAGGGGCTGATGTAAAGGCTACAAATAAAAGTGGCTGGACAGTTTTAATGTATGTAGTTTCTGCTGAAGCGGTAACAGAACTCATTAAAGCAGGGGGAGAGGTAAATGCTAAAAATGAGCATGGTGGAACTGCTTTGATGTATGCCGCTGCTAATAACCCAGATCCTGCTATAATTATACAACTCATTAAAGCCGGGGCTGATATAAATGCTAAAACTGTTGTTACAAAAGAAACAGCTTTGTTTTATGCACTTTCCAACAAAAACCCTGAGGTTGTTAAGGTGCTTATTAAAGCCGGGGCTGAAGTCAATATTAAAAATCAATTTGACCGAACACCTTTAGATATAGCAAAGCAAGATGGGAACAAAGTGGCAATAGAAGCATTAATCAAAGCCGGGGCTAAATAAAAATATATTTTTTATATTTTTCTTAACAAATATTTCCCCATTAAAAAAAACAAAAACAAAGTGCAAAAAAGACTTGCCAAACAGAAAAAAAATACATATAAACAACTTTCCTTGCCGTGGTGGTGGAATTGGTAGACACGCTAGCTTGAGGGGCTAGTGTTCGAAAGGACATAAGGGTTCGAGTCCCTTCCTCGGCACCAAATTTAAGTTTATTAAAGTCCCGTAAAGCTCAAAAAGCCTTACGGGACTTCACTTTTGTGGGAGTTAGCAGTCTGACAACGTCCAGTAAAATCCATTGACATACACCAGTTTTGGGGGTAGTTTCAGGGGTATATTTCATGTTAGCGTTATATGCTAAAATAGAATACCCCCAGAGATAAAAGCTTTTAAATTCAAGGCATTATAGCTTTTATTATTAACTGTTAAACTCTAAAAAATGGAGTACCCCCATGGCACTTACTGACACAGCAATAAAAAATATAAAG
This window of the Desulfovibrio litoralis DSM 11393 genome carries:
- a CDS encoding NAD-dependent epimerase — protein: MNILVTGAAGFIGFHLSQRYLKEGHTVVGLDNLNSYYDPRLKLDRLRILQAHKNFVPAIQDLADAKTLNKLFNQYRFDIVVNLAAQAGVRYSLEDPASYVNSNLVGFANLLEAARNYQTGHFVYASSSSVYGLNEKVPFSVEDNVDHPISLYAASKKSNELMAHSYSHLFRIPCTGLRFFTVYGPWGRPDMALFKFTRAILENKPIDVYNNGQMKRDFTYIDDIVEGVVRISYKKPEPNKNWNPMNPDPASSTAPYTIFNIGNNNSVELGVFIETLEKVLGRKAQKNLMPMQAGDVSSTYANIDSLQSVVGFKPQTDLTYGIEQFVNWYRDYYKV
- a CDS encoding ParB/RepB/Spo0J family partition protein, whose protein sequence is MSNQSKGLGRGLEALFKANNEQSNQVNEVVKIIPIKQVKANQGQPRKTYDDAALQDLANSIKAQGILQPILVRPIHGTNPEEFEIVAGERRWRSAQIAGLTEVPVLVKMFGDMETLAVALIENLQRENLNPLEEALALRELKNEFNISQDELAEKIGKSRPYIANALRLLQLPEEIQSFMLSGELSAGHARALLAITDPAIQLEACQRILSEKLSVREAEKLATYWKEFGTLPESNLIRQTQASSTLKKTPPSIQLQDLTRKISGALDLKVKLSGSMEKGKLSVTFNNEAELNRLLSVLGLEG
- a CDS encoding ankyrin repeat domain-containing protein, producing MLKRFNILILVLLVSFLFSVSTAVSAESFAIPFATLCEKGTLAEVKKDIERGANVNSVEDSYDPIFMLAPKMTPLKWAALRNPDPAVISELIKAGSEVNSKSEPKDQTALMLASAENSNPAIIKELIKAGADLTAKDILGRTALMYATAKNSNPEISKELIKAGAEVNAKDDMGYTALMYAGVEYSNPAIIKELIKAGADVKATNKSGWTVLMYVVSAEAVTELIKAGGEVNAKNEHGGTALMYAAANNPDPAIIIQLIKAGADINAKTVVTKETALFYALSNKNPEVVKVLIKAGAEVNIKNQFDRTPLDIAKQDGNKVAIEALIKAGAK